One part of the Solanum dulcamara chromosome 8, daSolDulc1.2, whole genome shotgun sequence genome encodes these proteins:
- the LOC129899823 gene encoding uncharacterized protein LOC129899823: MGEGSTNTPHPWFSKEKGANFMVPRENVGAQTFPVCKKCGKTHKEECFIGSNAFFKCGKSGHQARDCRGGGGMPQGQIAHVQQVQRSGQCTNHFYVLYGRQEVEEVSNIVTGILKVFAFDVYALLDPGANLSFVTPFLANRFDMSPKMLLDPYLVSTPIGELVHARKVYKGSRMFILHKWSLVI, translated from the coding sequence ATGGGggaaggttccaccaatactcctcatCCATGGTTCAGCAAGGAAAAAGGTGCTAATTTTATGGTTCCAAGGGAGAATGTGggtgctcaaactttccccgtttgcaagaagtgtgggaagaccCACAAAGAGGAATGCTTTATTGGTTCCAACGCATTTTTCAAATGTGGTAAATCGGGTCACCAAGCTAGAGATTGTAGAGGGGGTGGTGGTatgcctcaaggccaaattgctcatgttCAACAAGTTCAAAGGAgtggccaatgcaccaaccacttttatgTTTTGTATGGAAGGCAAGAAGTTGAGGAAGTATCCAATATTGTTACCGgtatattaaaggtctttgcgtttgatgtgtatgcattattagatccaggTGCTAATTTGtcgtttgttactccattccttgctaataggtttgatatgtCACCCAAAATGTTGTTAGatccctatttggtgtctacccccattggtgagttgGTTCATGCTAGAAAGGTTTATAAGGGTTCTCGTATGTTTATCTTGCACAAATGGTCCCTTGTGATCTAA